In the Opitutia bacterium genome, one interval contains:
- a CDS encoding esterase → MRWPTGFILAALTFAVAPHALAREPIRRTWEVAGVNRQAEIWLPEQKSTNGAPVVFLFHGHGGNARQIARSMPIPQLWPEALVVCMQGLPTPGQLTDREGKLNGWQAAPGDQGDRDLAFFDAVLTTLRRDYPIDARRIHATGHSNGGGFTYLLWAMRRDVFAAFAPSSAVAGRFAHRLTPAPVLHLAGRNDELVKFAWQERMIAHLRELNSCAATGTREGGYVTRYASASGNPTATFIHNGGHQLPAAASAAVVEFLRAQARTE, encoded by the coding sequence ATGCGCTGGCCGACCGGTTTCATTCTTGCCGCACTGACTTTCGCGGTGGCTCCGCACGCCTTGGCGCGCGAGCCGATCCGTCGGACGTGGGAGGTTGCCGGCGTGAATCGGCAGGCGGAAATCTGGCTGCCTGAGCAAAAATCCACCAACGGCGCGCCGGTGGTGTTCCTCTTCCATGGCCACGGCGGGAATGCCAGGCAGATCGCGCGCTCGATGCCCATCCCGCAACTGTGGCCCGAGGCCCTGGTCGTGTGCATGCAGGGATTGCCGACGCCCGGGCAGTTGACCGATCGCGAAGGGAAACTGAACGGCTGGCAAGCCGCGCCGGGCGACCAGGGCGATCGCGACCTCGCGTTTTTCGACGCCGTGCTGACGACGTTGCGCCGCGACTACCCGATCGATGCGCGTCGCATCCACGCCACGGGTCACTCGAACGGCGGCGGGTTCACGTATTTGTTGTGGGCGATGCGACGCGACGTGTTCGCGGCGTTCGCGCCCTCGTCCGCCGTGGCGGGGCGATTTGCGCACCGTCTGACGCCGGCGCCCGTCCTCCATCTTGCGGGGAGAAACGATGAACTCGTGAAGTTCGCGTGGCAGGAGCGCATGATCGCGCACCTCCGTGAACTGAATTCCTGCGCCGCGACCGGCACGCGCGAGGGCGGATACGTGACGCGCTACGCGTCGGCCAGCGGCAACCCGACGGCGACATTCATCCACAACGGAGGACACCAACTCCCTGCGGCGGCGAGCGCTGCGGTGGTGGAATTCCTCCGCGCGCAGGCTCGAACGGAGTAG